The following is a genomic window from Bordetella petrii.
CTGTTACTGCTTTGTTCTGTTATTTCCCTTTCCGCCTGGAGTAATAGCGGCGCTACTGAAGAGCGCATGCTGGAAATAACCACGGAACTACGCTGCCTGGTGTGCCAAAACGAATCGATTGCTGCTTCACGCTCCGACTTCGCTGGGGACATACGAAAACTAATTCGCGGGCAGATCAAAGCGGGAAAAAGCGATGCGGAAATCGAGACCTACTTGGTCACAAGGTACGGCGATTTCATACTCTATCGGCCACCATTGAGAGCTACCACACTGTTACTGTGGTTTGGACCCATGCTGCTACTAGTTTTCGGATTCCTCATATTCGGCGTAACACTACGCCGACGAAAACGAAGTGCCGTCGACATATCGTTAAGTGACGAAGAACAAAAAATAGCAGAAGCCCTGTTGGGGCAGACCACCCATCATGGAAACCTCTCATGACTCTGATTTTTGTCGCTATTGCCGTAATGCTCGCAGCAGCAGTCACGCTGTGGCTGGGACGAACTCTTTGGCGCGGCCACACGTCTGAGTCCCAGATCGAACATCACGCAGTCAATGCAGCAGTACTTCGTGACCAGTTGGCTGAACTGGAGCAGGACGTCGTCAACCAAACGTTGTCTGTCCACGATTTCTCGGCCGCTAAGCAAGAAATACAGCAGCGTGTCCTGCATGAAGCAGTGCCCGGTTCGGTTCCGGTCCTGCGAGGTCGGGGCGACAAGCGCGCAGCAGTAGCGCTAATTGTCGTTCTGCCTTTGGCCACAATACTGTTGTACTTGTCTTTGGGTAATCCGGCCGCAACGCTTCCGCTACCGTCTCAAAGCGTTCCCATGATGACTCAGGCCGATATGAAGAACATGGTGGAATCGCTTGAGGCCCGCCTTGCCCAAAACGCAGATGAGCCTGCTGGCTGGCTTATGCTGGCCCGCTCTTATCGTTACTTTGGACAATACAAAGACGCAGTCGCCGCCTTCTCCAAGGCAGCGCCCATCATCCAGACAGATCCACTTGCTTTGACGGAGTACGCCGAGACGCTCGCTCGGAGTAGTGGAACGGGGTTCACCCGCGAGGCAATGCAACTATTGGAGCGTGCCCTTATCCTTGATCCCCGCGAACCATTTGCGCTTACGCTCGCAGGTACCGCTGCGCTCGAACGCGGCGACCGTCAAGTAGCCATTGAGTACTGGCGACAAGTGCTTGACCAGATCCCAGTTGGCTCGAAGGCTGCACAGATTGTCGCTGATGGCATTGAGCGGACACTGCAGGAAAACGGTAATGCTCGCATTCCATAAACACCAATGAG
Proteins encoded in this region:
- a CDS encoding cytochrome c-type biogenesis protein; protein product: MMRLWLLLLCSVISLSAWSNSGATEERMLEITTELRCLVCQNESIAASRSDFAGDIRKLIRGQIKAGKSDAEIETYLVTRYGDFILYRPPLRATTLLLWFGPMLLLVFGFLIFGVTLRRRKRSAVDISLSDEEQKIAEALLGQTTHHGNLS
- the ccmI gene encoding c-type cytochrome biogenesis protein CcmI, whose protein sequence is MTLIFVAIAVMLAAAVTLWLGRTLWRGHTSESQIEHHAVNAAVLRDQLAELEQDVVNQTLSVHDFSAAKQEIQQRVLHEAVPGSVPVLRGRGDKRAAVALIVVLPLATILLYLSLGNPAATLPLPSQSVPMMTQADMKNMVESLEARLAQNADEPAGWLMLARSYRYFGQYKDAVAAFSKAAPIIQTDPLALTEYAETLARSSGTGFTREAMQLLERALILDPREPFALTLAGTAALERGDRQVAIEYWRQVLDQIPVGSKAAQIVADGIERTLQENGNARIP